A single window of Mycobacteriales bacterium DNA harbors:
- a CDS encoding DUF6518 family protein: MTVSTASESDQTRRSPRDVALRVGVVLVWGLAAGALTSILQAHLDAPWASLVNAASPWLVAAFVVGTLWLRPRSAAIAGLAVCLLELVGYYVTSAVRGFGGSHSLLVFWGACAVVGGPVFGAAGWIWWRGRPRLRGLGVAVLGAAFLAEAAVSYGWRLHYVSSAILFGVLGLVLIAALGFRGRQYARVGLWLVVALPAGIVAEILLGLVYRQAF; encoded by the coding sequence ATGACGGTCTCGACGGCATCCGAGTCCGACCAGACGCGTCGTTCCCCTCGAGACGTCGCGTTGCGGGTCGGCGTCGTGCTGGTCTGGGGCTTGGCGGCGGGCGCGTTGACCTCGATCCTGCAGGCCCATCTCGACGCCCCCTGGGCGAGTCTGGTCAATGCCGCCAGCCCGTGGCTGGTGGCGGCTTTCGTGGTAGGAACCCTCTGGCTGCGTCCGCGGTCCGCCGCGATCGCGGGGTTGGCCGTGTGTCTGCTGGAACTTGTCGGCTACTACGTCACCAGCGCCGTACGAGGCTTCGGCGGCTCCCACTCCCTCCTGGTGTTCTGGGGCGCCTGTGCGGTCGTGGGCGGCCCGGTCTTCGGCGCCGCCGGGTGGATCTGGTGGCGCGGCCGGCCGCGACTGCGTGGCCTCGGTGTGGCGGTGCTCGGTGCAGCCTTCCTGGCCGAGGCGGCGGTCAGCTACGGATGGCGGCTGCACTACGTGTCGAGCGCGATCTTGTTCGGCGTACTGGGACTGGTCCTGATCGCCGCACTCGGATTTCGCGGGCGTCAGTACGCTCGCGTCGGTCTCTGGCTGGTCGTTGCCCTCCCCGCCGGGATCGTCGCCGAGATACTCCTCGGACTGGTCTACCGGCAGGCCTTCTGA
- a CDS encoding class I SAM-dependent methyltransferase produces MAPTAAYDEIADWYEDEFLGGRARVAVRDDDPLGIDRALRELLGTGSGSCLEIGCGTGVHAERVRELGWTPVGVDISAGMLRHARGRLPFAQADAERLPLRGGSMTAVIAMMVHTDMPGYPAVLREASRVLRPGGVFVHVGVHPCFCGGFADRTDPAAVVIRPGYLDGHWTKASWTDQGVRDKVGATHQPLPDLLHALLDAGLTVERFAEGGEPIPTVLAVKARARR; encoded by the coding sequence ATGGCGCCGACGGCGGCGTACGACGAGATTGCGGATTGGTACGAAGACGAGTTCCTCGGTGGTCGGGCCAGGGTCGCCGTACGGGATGACGATCCGCTCGGCATCGATCGTGCGCTGCGCGAACTTCTCGGCACCGGTAGCGGATCCTGCCTGGAAATCGGCTGCGGCACGGGCGTGCACGCCGAACGGGTCCGCGAGTTGGGTTGGACGCCCGTGGGCGTCGACATCTCCGCCGGGATGCTGCGGCATGCCCGCGGGCGCCTTCCTTTCGCACAGGCCGATGCCGAGCGGCTGCCGCTCCGGGGCGGATCGATGACCGCCGTTATCGCGATGATGGTCCACACCGACATGCCCGGCTATCCGGCGGTGCTGCGCGAGGCGAGCCGGGTGCTGCGACCGGGTGGAGTCTTCGTGCATGTCGGCGTTCACCCGTGCTTTTGCGGGGGCTTCGCCGACCGGACCGACCCGGCCGCGGTCGTGATCCGCCCCGGCTACCTCGACGGTCATTGGACGAAGGCCTCCTGGACCGACCAGGGCGTGCGCGACAAGGTCGGTGCCACGCATCAGCCCTTGCCCGATCTCCTGCACGCCTTGCTCGATGCGGGACTGACGGTCGAGCGCTTCGCCGAAGGAGGCGAGCCGATCCCGACCGTGTTGGCGGTGAAAGCACGGGCCCGCCGATGA